The Spodoptera frugiperda isolate SF20-4 chromosome 2, AGI-APGP_CSIRO_Sfru_2.0, whole genome shotgun sequence genome has a window encoding:
- the LOC118269256 gene encoding acylphosphatase-1-like, which produces MAVATKKASYVTTDFEVFGKVQGVYFRKHTQKKATELGLKGWVMNTAQGTVIGQIQGPPVAVDDMKIWLQKVGSPKSRIEKAAFKNEGPVASCAFRSFDIRR; this is translated from the coding sequence ATGGCAGTCGCGACTAAGAAGGCGAGCTATGTAACCACTGATTTCGAAGTTTTCGGGAAAGTGCAAGGCGTGTATTTTAGGAAGCACACGCAAAAGAAAGCCACGGAGTTGGGTCTTAAGGGATGGGTGATGAACACTGCTCAAGGGACCGTCATAGGGCAAATTCAAGGCCCTCCAGTGGCTGTAGACGATATGAAGATCTGGTTGCAAAAGGTGGGGAGTCCTAAGTCTCGAATTGAGAAGGCTGCCTTCAAAAACGAGGGCCCGGTTGCTAGCTGCGCTTTCCGAAGCTTTGATATTCGACGGTAA
- the LOC118269375 gene encoding uncharacterized protein LOC118269375, protein MSKSKISICKELIKDYCANCTFAGVHYIADESKHVSERLLWAVLVILSWYGSTLLIVSSWNAFVESPISFGVETTYTKWETKMPAVAICESIWMDSVFDAADAIWPPLHLLDLEDALKEIAYFRGVSYVLISTCYTNPDPDPLCPTSNYSYYAKLIRSNCDRLLKNCSYNNKEFPCCDYFQPIETDIGPCFILNSIQTNRMLTVRNIENDPLITETTPEQRACRFHHENEGGLYPHYSYSACTVLCRKNAQLETCHCNDHFMLGTTEKTQCNLTGMACLNKLQNHLTILKPAWAKRPGLSCNCLPSCDETEITVIKDVTTSVKGKANKKKAHMEIVLAYLPTERFKRNVVRSRLDLVVSVGGTTGLFVGASLLSFVELFFFFTVRFINNILMQRKKDNEPITTKDPSFLLELPGPPEIEGIGPQRAQEAYTTSGVPKFSDKFYKHTIKFK, encoded by the exons ATGTCGAAATCAAAGATTTCAATATGTAAAGAGCTGATCAAAGATTATTGCGCGAACTGTACTTTTGCTGGGGTGCATTACATTGCTGATGAATCGAAACATGTTTCCGAAAG ATTACTATGGGCGGTGCTGGTAATTCTATCGTGGTACGGTTCAACTCTCCTCATCGTCTCGTCCTGGAATGCCTTCGTGGAAAGCCCCATCAGTTTCGGCGTGGAGACCACTTATACCAAATGGGAAACCAAGATGCCAGCAGTAGCTATTTGCGAATCAATTTGGATGGATAGTGTTTTCGATGCTGCTGATGC GATTTGGCCGCCTCTGCATCTATTGGACTTAGAGGATGCTCTCAAAGAAATAGCTTACTTCCGTGGCGTGTCCTATGTTCTCATTAGCACGTGCTATACGAACCCAGACCCTGACCCTTTGTGCCCTACATCTAACTACTCCTACTACGCAAAACTCATACGTAGTAACTGTGACAGACTCCTGAAGAACTGCTCCTACAATAATAAGGAGTTTCCATGCTGTGACTACTTTCAGCCCATAGAAACTGACATAGGGCCCTGTTTCATATTGAATTCTATACAAACCAA TCGTATGCTAACAGTACGGAACATAGAGAATGACCCGTTGATTACTGAAACGACTCCGGAGCAGCGAGCCTGTCGCTTCCACCATGAAAACGAGGGTGGGCTGTACCCTCACTACTCCTACAGTGCTTGTACGGTACTCTGCCGTAAGAATGCTCAGCTCGAGACCTGCCATTGTAATGACCACTTCATGCTTGGCACTA ctGAAAAAACACAATGCAATTTAACAGGAATGGCATGTTTAAACAAATTGCAAAATCATTTGACTATATTGAAGCCGGCTTGGGCGAAACGTCCTGGACTCTCGTGCAACTGCCTACCTTCTTGTGACGAAACTGAGATTACAGTCATCAAAGACGTCACTACCTC GGTGAAAGGTAAAGCTAACAAAAAGAAGGCGCACATGGAAATTGTTCTCGCCTATTTGCCAACTGAAAGATTCAAGAGGAACGTTGTTAGAAGTCGACTTGATTTAGTCG TATCGGTTGGAGGAACAACAGGCCTATTCGTTGGAGCGAGCTTATTAAGCTTCGTCGAGCTATTTTTCTTCTTCACCGTCCGTTTCATCAATAATATTCTGATGCAAAGGAAGAAAGACAATGAACCTATAACCACTAAGGACCCGTCATTTCTGCTAGAACTTCCTGGACCACCTGAAATTGAAGGGATAGGGCCTCAGAGAGCACAAGAAGCATACACTACTAGCGGTGTCCCTAAATTTTCTGATAAATTCTATAAACATACaatcaaatttaaataa
- the LOC118269238 gene encoding uncharacterized protein LOC118269238 gives MKSLVLLLTTCSCLVSSIPPPHPDVLAVRQEEDRLHPILKSPALRNPHLQQVLPLTSLLHKGEKLVYARDAHDVPRKEIYKILTHAGLIPRKRFPSPSEYSHGHRFNHIPISFPEKWSEAEFSSAFDQEILQFL, from the exons ATGAAGTCTCTAGTCCTGCTACTGACGACATGCTCGTGTCTAGTGTCGAGTATTCCGCCTCCACACCCTGATGTCCTGGCGGTGCGGCAGGAGGAAGACCGTCTCCATCCAATACTGAAGAGTCCAGCGCTACGGAACCCGCACTTACAGCAAGTCTTGCCTCTAACCAGCCTCTTACATAAAGGAGAGAAACTC GTTTACGCACGCGACGCTCATGATGTGCCACGGAAGGAGATCTACAAGATCCTCACACACGCGGGTCTGATTCCTCGGAAGAGGTTCCCATCACCATCAGAATACAGCCATGGCCATAGGTTCAACCATATTCCCATCTCCTTTCCTGAAAAATGGAGTGAAGCGGAGTTTTCCTCGGCATTCGATCAAGAAATCTTGCAATTCTTGTAG